GGCTCGGCTGGTCAGGACCTCGTGCCAAGAGCCCTTCGGATCAATATTCGTCGGCGTCGGACTCGAGCGTGGACTTCCACGCTTCGAGACTCTCCAGGTAGATCGCGGTGCCGCGGGCCACGCAGGTCAGCGGGTCGTCGGCGATCTTCACGGTCAGGCCCGTCGATTGGTTCAGCACCACATCCATGCCGCGCAGCAGCGCACCGCCGCCGGCGAGCGTGACGCCATTTTCCACCAGGTCGGCGGAGAGTTCAGGCTCGGCGTTCTCGAGCGTGCGGCGGACCGCCTCGGAGATGGCCTTCACCGGCTCGGAGAGGGACTCGCGGATCTCGTCGCTGGTCACGGTGGTCTTGCGCGGCAGTCCGGTCACCATGTCTCGTCCGCGCACATCCATGGTGGTCTGCGGGCCGACCGCAGCCGCGGAGCCGATCTCGATCTTGATGCGCTCGGCCGTCTGCTCGCCGATGTGCAGGCCGTACATCTTCTTCATGTGGCCGATGATGGCCTCGTCAAAGTCGTCGCCCGCCACCCGCACGCTCTCGCAGCAGGCGATGTCGCCCAGGCTCATGATGGCCACCTCGGTGGTGCCGCCGCCGATGTCGACGATCATGTTGCCGCTGGGCT
This portion of the Planctomycetota bacterium genome encodes:
- a CDS encoding rod shape-determining protein — encoded protein: MARTNPLAIGRDLAIDLGTANTLIYARGQGVVLNEPSVVAIDITDGRPVAVGIEAKRMMGRTPGRIKTIRPLKDGVIADFEVCEKMLRFFIQKVHASRWSKPRMVICVPSGITGVEQRAVQDAAEYAGTRKPVHIIEEPMAAAIGADLPVHEPSGNMIVDIGGGTTEVAIMSLGDIACCESVRVAGDDFDEAIIGHMKKMYGLHIGEQTAERIKIEIGSAAAVGPQTTMDVRGRDMVTGLPRKTTVTSDEIRESLSEPVKAISEAVRRTLENAEPELSADLVENGVTLAGGGALLRGMDVVLNQSTGLTVKIADDPLTCVARGTAIYLESLEAWKSTLESDADEY